In Gimesia panareensis, the genomic window GGGTCCTGGTTCTGCAGTTCTGTAATCAGCATCTTCATAAAGGATTCTGCGGTCAGACCATTGAAACCGACCTTGTCGGGCTCAACCACCTTCACATCAGTGGTACTGCTGACACCACTGCTTCCGCTTACTGCATCTACTGCCATCCTGGCAACTCCTTAAATTCCATTAACAAGGGGGGGGTTAGATCTGGACGTCAATTTCTTCTACATTATCGGTCGCGACACCCTGTGATCGGGTCACATGGGGCCGGTTCTGTTGCTCCGGCTCGACGTCATCGCGTTGGATAGTTTCCTCAACAAAAGACCGCTCGTCATGCCCCTGCTCTGTATCGCCCGACTGATCCGAAAACTGGTTGGAATTGAATTCGGTGCCGGACTGCTGCTGCGAATCAGACTGGGACGAACGCTGATCTTCACTGGAATGCGTATTGATGTGCACGTCGATCCGATCCAGTGAAACGCCGGTCTTGGTCAGAGCGTCTTTCAACTGGGCAATGTTATCGTTAATCACTTTCTGGGCATGTCTGTTCTGGACTTCCAGCTTAGCTGAATACTCACCATTTTTGAGAGAGACTTCAATCTGCAGCGTCCCCAGTTCCGGGGGGCTCAGTCGAATTTTGAGCTGCTGGCCTGTCGACTGCGACTGCCGCACGGCGCTCGAAATCCGATCAACCAGTTGATCGACCTGCTTTGCATCAACGACAGGCCCGGCAGGGGCTGCCTGATGATCTGTTGCGACATTCGTAGCGTGTCCGAGCCCTGCCGCTTGCGTATGACTCTGATCATGCCCCGCAGGATTCGCAGTGTGCTGTTCCTGTGTGAGCGGATTCGACTTCGTCGCTTCGGTCAGCGCCTTCTGCAGCGCATCCGTTGCTGCCGGTTTCAGCTGGTGAGGCGCCTGGTTCAATGCACTCTGGTCGGGCAGATTCTTGTCGGCATCTGCGTGCTTTTCTGTCTTTTTGTCCGAGACTTCTGTTTTATCAGGCCCCGTCTGATCTGCCTGCTGCTGAACCTGATCGATCACGGTCTGAGAGACCTGCTGGCCCGTGTTCTGATCGGATGCCGCGGCATCCTGCCCCTGCTGTTGATTCCCGTTATCTGCGTTCTGCTGCTGTTGCGAATTCAGATATCGCTGTTGCAGGGCAGCCTGCTGATCCGCCTGGGAGGCATCTGCCTTCTCATTGCCTTGTTTCGACTGCTGTTCCTGGAATTTTTGAATTGCCGCCTTCAGCTCGTCCGTCATCTTGATCTGTTTCAGACTGTCCAGGGAGACCTCGGGCTGCGTTTCATCAGAAGGACTCTGATCATCTGCGACCGCGTTGATCAATTCCTCTGATTGATCTGCTGCCTGTACCTGCTGGTCTTCTACGGGCACTTTAGCTGACTCTCCCTGGGCAGTTGCATCAGTTTGAGTGGTGTTGACTTCCTGTTTCTTGAGCAGTTCGGCCAACCCTTCCGGAATCGGCAGGGATTGAGTCTGCTGGGTTTCCGTTACATCCGTCTGTAATTTCACCAGACTCTGATTATCCGAAAACTGAAAATTCGCCGGGGGACGAATCTCGGTCTCACCTGTGGTCACTTCTTCAGTCAGAGTCCCTTCAGACTGGGCTGCAGCATGAAACAGGGAGTACCCCGGTGCCTTCTCTTTAACGGGCGCTTTGACTTCAGGTTGTACTGTGACGACATTCTCACTGACCTCGGCAGAATCGTTCTTGTCTTCCGCAGCAGGCTTCTGTTCCTGAACTGGAGCCGCCTGATCCGCAGCATCACGACTCACTTCCGTGCGATCGTCTCCGCGGTCCTGTGGACGTACTTTTTGCTGATCGTGATCAGCCACAGATGATGTGGTATCCCGCGGTTCCGGTGCAGGACGCGACTGTGTCTCTTGTGGTTCCGGACGACTCCGTTCCGGTTTGTTATCACTGGCAGACCGGGATTCCACCTGTGGTTTGTCATTCGAGGAACGCTGCTGCTTTCGGGACAGAGATTCTGTCAGCTGTTTGCGATAACTTGAATCCGTGGAACGAGTTGTCTCCCTCTGCAGACCAAGATTCTGCTTGCCGTACTGGCTCACGTCTGGCGTCTGCAAATCCAGTAAAGAAAACTTGGGAGAGTCTGCCATTCCTCATCACCTCAGAGTAAAACAGGAATCCGAATACAATCGCCTTCAGTTCTCCGGTGAGAACTGCGCAGTGGTGAACGCGAGAGAATCGACGAATTCACCACTATCATATTCGTCAGGAACAGCACCTGGACATCACGTCAGAATGCGTAAAATAGAACAATTTTAGCGAAAAATTGCATTACGCGGGTCGCGAATCAGAGCCAGAGCAGCGAACTCCAGCAGAAGCATGCATCAATTCTGGGACAGCTTATCCAGGGTCCCGTCAGCAAAGCTGCGAAATGGTTCGTCCTGTGAAATCTCCTTGAAGATTTCCTTCCCCCGCTTGATTACCAGGGGGTCCGGGGCGACCAGAAATTCCTTGAGCAGTTTGGCAATGAATTTTCCATCCATGCCTTTGATCAGTTGAATGTTCTCTTCCACCGAAAGCTGCATCAGATACTGTACCGCATCTCCTGCAGGCAATGCCGTCAGTACCGTCTGCGTTTTTTTGGTCGCGACGCTCTGACTCTGCTCTTTTAATTGCAGTAACTCTTCTTCGAATTTGAGTTTGACTTCTTCAAACGCCAGGCGGTCCTGCTTCAACGAATCAGAAGACTGAGTGATCGAACTTTTCAGCATGTCGATTTCATCTTCCCGGGCCACCAGTTCCAGAATCCGCATGGCACGTTTTTCTGTGACCTCATCACGGGAGGGCAATACCGTTTCATCCTCGGTGAGTTGCACATCGTCCAGCGACTGGCCCGTCACGATCAGGCGAATGTCTTTGACGGCATCAGCATTCAGATGACCCCGAAACCACAGGAAACCCAGCCCCAGCAGTTCAGAGATGATCGTCGCCACACAAAACACACTGACTATCACCGCCAGGGAACGGATCATCTGACTCCTCCTGTCTGCTGCGTGGCCGCCCAGGTTTCTTCCAGTTCCAGAGATTCTTTTCGGATCTGGGCATATTGAAACGCATCACGATGTTTGTCGGACAGTTTCTCCATCGCTTTGACTTCCTGCTCCGCCTGCGCGAGAGCCTGTCTGCAGGCCACCAGCTGCTTTTCCAGCACCCGACGATTCGCCGTTACAGTCTGAATCTGCGTCTGTAATTGTCCTGCGTAGTAGCGGCGATTGGCCCCCGCATCCACATCCACCCGTCCCTGATCCTGGCGTAAACGAATTTCCTGAAGCTGTTCCAGCCTGAGGGCTTCCAGTCGACTGCGTTCCTCGACCAGACGCTGATCTGCCTGCAGAATCTCCCCGAGCAGCTGACGACAGAGACTGCGTTTATGTCGTCGCATTTTCAGAACGGATTCAAATTGAAATCGAAATTTTTTCATAACTGCAAAATTTCAGATCATCTACAGGATTCAAACAAACCCTCAGTTAACATTACCAGCAGCTTCGATCGATGGTTCTCCGGGAGCCGTTGCATCCACTCCCTCACTGTTTAACGGCTTGAGCTGTTCCATCCGAGCCACCAGGTTGGCCAGCCCTTTCGCCGCTTCTTCAAAATTCGAGTTTTCGATACTCCCCTGTCGCAGAAATTCATTCCAGATCGGCCTCAGCTTGATTGCCAGATCGACTTCCGCATTGGCTCCCGTCTGGTAGGCGCCGATGGAAATCAGATCCTCTGACTGCTGATAAGCGGCCATCAGCTGCTTCAGTTTCGCCGCTGCCGCCTGGTGTACCTCGGACGTAATATCATTCATCGAACGGCTGATGCTCTGCAGTACATCAATTGCAGGCCAATGAGATTCATGGGCCAGTTTCCGTGAGAGCATGATATGTCCGTCCAGAATCCCACGCACTGTATCTGAAATCGGCTCATTGGCATCGTCGGCTTCAACAAGCACGGTATAGAATCCGGTGATACTGCCCGAATCAGTCCGGCCACTCCGTTCCAGCAGCTTCGGCAGGAGGGAAAACACGCTGGGGGGATACCCGCGCGTCGCCGGGGGTTCACCGGCTGCCAGCCCGATTTCCCGCTGTGCGAGTGCATAACGGGTCACGCTGTCCATCATCAGCAGGACATCCTTGCCCGAGTCGCGAAAGAATTCAGAAACAGCAGTCGCCAGGTGCGCGGCACGCAATCGAATCAATGCGGGTTCGTCGCTGGTTGCGACAATCACCACACTGCGTGAAAGCCCTTCCGGCCCCAGGTCGCGGTCCAGAAACTCCCGTACTTCACGACCTCGCTCTCCCACCAGGCAGACCACGTTCACATCCGCGGAACTCTGGCGGGCCATCTGCCCCATCAGCGTACTTTTTCCCACACCACTACCGGCAAAGATCCCCAGTCGCTGTCCTTTCCCGCAGGTCAATAGTCCGTCAATCGTGCGAATGCCGGTACTGAGCGGAGTATCGATCCGCGGACGATCCAGGGGAGAGATTGGTTTGGCTTTGAGATTGGCCCGGTGCGAAAGCATGGCCTGATTTTTTCCGTCGATACAGCGTCCCCGTCCGTCCAGGACACGCCCCAGGATTTCTTCGCCCACAGCGACCGCGGGTACAGACTGAATCAGTGAAACGCGATCGCCCCGACGGATTCCGGTCAACTCTTCGTATGGCAGCAGCAGGGTTTCCTCATCCTGAAAGCCAACCACTTCCGCTTCAATGGGATGTCCATTTTCCCGATCGATGGCGCAGACAGCCCCCAATGGCGCCGGAAATCCCGATACCGAAGCGGTGAGCCCCACCACACGCGTGACACGTCCTGTCAGACGAAAGGGCAAAATCTGTTTTATCTGCTGAGAGACATCAAACATCCGAAAGTATTAATCCTGATTCTGAATGATCAGTTCCTCTGAAATCCGCTCCAGTTGCGTTTCCAGAGTTGCGTCAATTGTGCCGTGCTGCGTCTCGATCAGACAACCACCGGGAGAGATGGTTTCATCTTCGATAATTTCACAATCCTGGCAGCCGGTTAAATTGCTGATAAAATTCTTCGTGTTCTGTCCCAGGTGCTCCACATCAATGGGATTCAGACGAAAGCGGATCTGCTGCGCCCCGGAAGCCAGCTTCAGCGCTTCACTCATCATCGGTCTCACAGACTCGGGCTTCGCGTTAATTTCGTGTCGAATCAGTTTCTCGGCGATCCCCAGGCAGATTTCCACCGCGCTCGCATCCCAGACCTGTCGCCAGTTCACCCGCTCCTGGTGTAAGCCCTCTACGGCCTGCTGCATCGCGGGATAGACGGTTCCCAGTTTCTCCTGAACCATCTGGCTGGCCAGTTCTTCGGCACGAGCCTGAACCAGAGCTTCCAGTTCCTGCTGTGCTGAGTCCAGTCCCTGCTGCCGCGCTTCCTGATAGGCAGTCTGCTTCAGCTGTTCCGCTTCCTGCTGGGCATCCAGGATCATTTGTCGCGTCTGATCCCGCACCTTCAGAATGTAATCCTCGCAGCGTTTTTCAATATCGTTAAAACTGTAAGCCACTTTCGAACCCAGGGCTCGAAACGACTCCGCTTTTAACAGTTTTGTAGTTTCCAGTTCCGCCATTGTGATTTCTTTATCTGTATTCTCCCAGGCGGCTCCCGCGACCGGGTCTGCCTGCAATAAACATTGATTCCGGCCTGTCATCAGGAAATGTACTGTTCGCTTTCGTTACCGGAGGCAACTTCAATTTCACCCGCATCTTCCAGCCGTCGTACGCTGTCCACGATCTGCTGCTGGACCGCTTCGACGTCGCTGACCTTGATCGGCCCCAGGTATTCCATTTCTTCCCGCAACATGTCAGCCGCTCGCTGAGAAAGATTACTGAGGACTTTCTGCTTGATATCGTCCGAAGCACCTTTGAGCGCCACCGCCCACTGATTGGTGTCCACCTCTTTCAACAGAGCCTGAATCGCCTTGTTGTCCAGTTTCACCAGATCGTCGAAGACAAACATCAGTCGCCTGATTTCGTCGGCCAGATCGGGAGTATCCTGGTCCATGTTTTCCAGAATTCCCTTATTGGTCATCCGGTCGGTCACGTTCAGGATCTCGGCAACCAGTTCCACACCACCCGCTTTCTCCATGCCCTGGCTGAACGTGTTTTTCATCCGGTGTTCCAGGCTCTTTTCCACATCGCGGATGACTTCAGGACTGGTCTGTTCCATATTGGCGATCCGCTTGATCACATCCATCTGCTTATTGGAAGGCAGACCCGCCAGCACTTCCGCCGCCAGGTTGCTGGGCAAATGCGACATGATCATGGCAATCGTCTGCGGATGCTCTTCAATAATAAAGGTCAACAGGTTCGCTGCCCCGGACTTCTGTAAAAAGCCAAAGGGAACCGAATTCATGGTCTGGTTGATACTGTCCAGAATCGAGCCGGCCCCCTCTTTGCCCAGTGACTGCTCCAGCAGTTCGTTCACCGCGTCCAGACCACCGCGTTCCATGTTGGTCTGCTCACCACTCAAGGAGGTAAATTCGTTTAAGACGCTGGTCTGCTGTTCCCTGGAGACATCCTGCATCCGGGCAATCATCATTGTGACCTTTTCCACATCATCCTTGGGCATCAGGCTCAACACTTCTGCAGCCAGTGCTTTATCCAGACTCAGTAACAGCACCGCTGCTTTTTGTAGATCATCCATGTTTCTACTCACTCATAAACTGTTTCACTGACATGCGCCCGCTGAGAGCAACTGTCTACGATTTGGACTGAATCCATCTCCGTAATACCATGGCCGCGGCTTCCGGATTGTCCCGCACGAGCAACTGGACTTCGTCCCGCTGGGTCGGTTCCCGTTTGGGACGCGTCTCCTCTTCTTCGTTATCCGCAGGGGCCGGCTTTTCACGGGGCAGGTTCAGCGCTTCTGTATCGACCTCTTCCATTTCCGGCATACTCTTATTCAGCATCCAGAGTGCCCAGATGGCAAACAGCCCCAACCCGATCGTGCTGCCCCACTGGCTGACAAACTCGCCTACGCTTTCAGTCAGCGGCAGGGCGACGTCGGGAACCTGCTGATCGACGCGGACAAATGAAGCCACGCTCACGGAATTTTCCGCGGACTGCGAAGGAATCAGCTTCTGAACCTGTTTCTGGATGCTGGTTTCCACTTCCGTTTTAATCGCATCGGTCGCCTGCTTGAATGCAGCCAGATCCGCATCGGATTCCCCTTTCTGCATGCCCCGCTTGACGGCAACAGCAGAGTAATAATCTTCGGGAATCGAAATCGAAACCTGTACCGTATTGGGCATCGCGGCCACAAACTCTTTTTCCGTCCAGGTAAACGAGGGAGCCGACATCGACTCTGAATTGGTTTCGGTTACTTTTTCACTTTTTTCATTGCCTCGTGACACCGACAGCGAATTGGGCTGGTTGGAACGGGCTCCCGGTTCGGCCCGTGCCGGCTTCTGGGTGATATTTCGTTCTGTCGACTGCTCTTTTGACTGCAGGGCCACTGTGCCGTCAGTATTGATTTCCTGTTTGCGCTCGACATACCGCTTCAGGTTTTCAACATCGACATTCACATTGACGATCACGTCTGGAATGTAGGAGAGTGAATCAAGAATCTTGGTCTGGTAGTTGCGTGTATGCTTGTTGACCCAGCTGATGAACTTGCCATCGAAGGCGGCATTTTTATCCTCAGTAGTGTAAGAAGTCCCCGTCGACTGATCGAACACCGTGACCGACTCCGCCGTCAGATCGGGTACCATCGTGGAGACCGCGGCCCGCAGGCTGCTCACCAGGGTAGGAGACAATTCGCGACCGGGACGGGGCTTGACCATCACGGTCGCCGTGACTTCCGGCGTTGTATTATTCCAGCGGAGCCGTTTCTTGGAACGGGCCCACATCACACTCGCATCTTCCACTGAAGGAATTGCCCGGATCATTCTCCGCAGCTGATTTCCCAGGGCAATATCACGCATGACCTGCAACTGGTCCTTGCTGACAAACATACTCGATTTCTCGAACTGCGCCTGCCATTCTGATGCCCAGTCGGTCGGCAGCCCGCCCCCTTCAATCAGTGCCGCATTGTAGCGGGTCACTTCGGACTGGGGGACCATAATCCGCTGCCCCTTACGCGTGAAGTCGGTCAGTCCCGCTCGCAGCAGAACTTCTTCAGCGTGAATCACGCCTTCCGTTGTGAAATCTTTTCCCAGGGAAAGGGAGACATAACTGGATTTGCTGTCGCGAAAGAAA contains:
- a CDS encoding FliI/YscN family ATPase, encoding MFDVSQQIKQILPFRLTGRVTRVVGLTASVSGFPAPLGAVCAIDRENGHPIEAEVVGFQDEETLLLPYEELTGIRRGDRVSLIQSVPAVAVGEEILGRVLDGRGRCIDGKNQAMLSHRANLKAKPISPLDRPRIDTPLSTGIRTIDGLLTCGKGQRLGIFAGSGVGKSTLMGQMARQSSADVNVVCLVGERGREVREFLDRDLGPEGLSRSVVIVATSDEPALIRLRAAHLATAVSEFFRDSGKDVLLMMDSVTRYALAQREIGLAAGEPPATRGYPPSVFSLLPKLLERSGRTDSGSITGFYTVLVEADDANEPISDTVRGILDGHIMLSRKLAHESHWPAIDVLQSISRSMNDITSEVHQAAAAKLKQLMAAYQQSEDLISIGAYQTGANAEVDLAIKLRPIWNEFLRQGSIENSNFEEAAKGLANLVARMEQLKPLNSEGVDATAPGEPSIEAAGNVN
- a CDS encoding FliH/SctL family protein yields the protein MAELETTKLLKAESFRALGSKVAYSFNDIEKRCEDYILKVRDQTRQMILDAQQEAEQLKQTAYQEARQQGLDSAQQELEALVQARAEELASQMVQEKLGTVYPAMQQAVEGLHQERVNWRQVWDASAVEICLGIAEKLIRHEINAKPESVRPMMSEALKLASGAQQIRFRLNPIDVEHLGQNTKNFISNLTGCQDCEIIEDETISPGGCLIETQHGTIDATLETQLERISEELIIQNQD
- a CDS encoding flagellar export protein FliJ — protein: MKKFRFQFESVLKMRRHKRSLCRQLLGEILQADQRLVEERSRLEALRLEQLQEIRLRQDQGRVDVDAGANRRYYAGQLQTQIQTVTANRRVLEKQLVACRQALAQAEQEVKAMEKLSDKHRDAFQYAQIRKESLELEETWAATQQTGGVR
- the fliG gene encoding flagellar motor switch protein FliG, which gives rise to MDDLQKAAVLLLSLDKALAAEVLSLMPKDDVEKVTMMIARMQDVSREQQTSVLNEFTSLSGEQTNMERGGLDAVNELLEQSLGKEGAGSILDSINQTMNSVPFGFLQKSGAANLLTFIIEEHPQTIAMIMSHLPSNLAAEVLAGLPSNKQMDVIKRIANMEQTSPEVIRDVEKSLEHRMKNTFSQGMEKAGGVELVAEILNVTDRMTNKGILENMDQDTPDLADEIRRLMFVFDDLVKLDNKAIQALLKEVDTNQWAVALKGASDDIKQKVLSNLSQRAADMLREEMEYLGPIKVSDVEAVQQQIVDSVRRLEDAGEIEVASGNESEQYIS
- a CDS encoding flagellar hook-length control protein FliK; the protein is MADSPKFSLLDLQTPDVSQYGKQNLGLQRETTRSTDSSYRKQLTESLSRKQQRSSNDKPQVESRSASDNKPERSRPEPQETQSRPAPEPRDTTSSVADHDQQKVRPQDRGDDRTEVSRDAADQAAPVQEQKPAAEDKNDSAEVSENVVTVQPEVKAPVKEKAPGYSLFHAAAQSEGTLTEEVTTGETEIRPPANFQFSDNQSLVKLQTDVTETQQTQSLPIPEGLAELLKKQEVNTTQTDATAQGESAKVPVEDQQVQAADQSEELINAVADDQSPSDETQPEVSLDSLKQIKMTDELKAAIQKFQEQQSKQGNEKADASQADQQAALQQRYLNSQQQQNADNGNQQQGQDAAASDQNTGQQVSQTVIDQVQQQADQTGPDKTEVSDKKTEKHADADKNLPDQSALNQAPHQLKPAATDALQKALTEATKSNPLTQEQHTANPAGHDQSHTQAAGLGHATNVATDHQAAPAGPVVDAKQVDQLVDRISSAVRQSQSTGQQLKIRLSPPELGTLQIEVSLKNGEYSAKLEVQNRHAQKVINDNIAQLKDALTKTGVSLDRIDVHINTHSSEDQRSSQSDSQQQSGTEFNSNQFSDQSGDTEQGHDERSFVEETIQRDDVEPEQQNRPHVTRSQGVATDNVEEIDVQI